The proteins below come from a single Asanoa ferruginea genomic window:
- a CDS encoding LysR family transcriptional regulator → MIDVAALRALRSVATLGTLAAAADELGFTASAVSQQIKRLERQVGVPVLAQAGRGVVLTPAGQAVVDSAPDVFQALERCAEAARSVADGAPRGVLRVVAFSTAIRGLLAPAVPRLSTHSPDLRLHLTEQDPDQALHSVHSGVADLALVHDADGLPAPLPPSMTQSHLHTDAGDVVMSRTHPLAALDRPLARADLAGHAWVTSPPGTVCHQWFRRLFENDEPAVPHLIDDFATQLSLVAAGEVLALIPRLARPPLGDHLVARPLRRQPKREVYAAWRRSAEASPAIQAVLRELAPENQLSPASSTA, encoded by the coding sequence ATGATCGATGTCGCGGCCCTGAGGGCGTTGCGGTCGGTGGCCACGCTGGGCACGCTGGCGGCGGCGGCCGACGAACTCGGCTTCACCGCCTCGGCGGTCTCGCAGCAGATCAAGCGGCTCGAACGGCAGGTCGGCGTGCCGGTGCTGGCGCAGGCCGGGCGCGGGGTGGTGCTCACGCCGGCCGGCCAGGCCGTCGTCGACTCGGCGCCCGACGTCTTCCAGGCGCTGGAACGCTGCGCCGAAGCGGCCCGGTCGGTCGCCGACGGCGCGCCCCGCGGCGTGCTCCGGGTGGTCGCTTTCTCGACCGCCATCCGCGGGCTGCTCGCACCCGCCGTCCCGCGACTGTCGACCCACTCCCCCGACCTGCGGCTGCACCTCACCGAACAGGACCCGGACCAGGCCCTGCACAGCGTCCATTCGGGGGTGGCCGACCTGGCTCTCGTCCACGACGCCGACGGGCTGCCGGCCCCGCTGCCGCCGTCGATGACCCAAAGTCACCTGCACACCGACGCCGGCGACGTCGTCATGAGCCGCACCCACCCGCTCGCCGCGCTCGACCGGCCACTCGCCCGCGCCGACCTGGCCGGCCACGCCTGGGTGACCAGCCCACCCGGAACCGTGTGCCACCAATGGTTCCGGCGGCTGTTCGAGAACGACGAACCCGCCGTACCCCATCTGATCGATGATTTCGCGACCCAGCTTTCGCTTGTCGCCGCAGGCGAGGTGCTCGCGCTGATCCCCCGGCTCGCCCGCCCGCCGCTGGGCGACCACCTCGTCGCCCGCCCGCTGCGCCGCCAACCGAAGCGCGAGGTCTACGCGGCGTGGCGGCGCAGCGCCGAGGCCAGCCCGGCGATCCAAGCGGTGCTCAGGGAACTGGCCCCGGAAAACCAGTTGAGCCCGGCGAGCTCGACGGCTTAG
- the dapA gene encoding 4-hydroxy-tetrahydrodipicolinate synthase: MTSLFGSNLVAMVTPMRPDGALSEPGLASLVDHLLATGCDGLVVGGTTGESPTLTETESAWLVGAVSGRVRGRARVIAGIGTYDTAASVRRARAAEAAGAHALLLVCPYYSRPTQAGVVAHCVAVADATELPVMLYDVPARTGIAMSPATLIELAGHPRIRAVKDAKGDLFEAMSIMVGTSLAYYCGIDELNLPYLACGAAGVLSVVGNVAASRNAELIRAVRAGDLDSARAIQHTLLPLVDIIMRTSPGAVMAKAALAQLGIIPDATVRLPLLEATSVDLARLDEVLAVPA; this comes from the coding sequence ATGACCTCGCTCTTCGGCTCCAACCTCGTCGCCATGGTGACCCCGATGCGGCCCGACGGCGCGCTCAGCGAGCCGGGGCTCGCGAGCCTCGTCGACCACCTGCTGGCCACCGGCTGCGACGGCCTCGTCGTCGGCGGGACGACCGGCGAGTCGCCCACCCTGACCGAAACGGAGTCGGCCTGGCTGGTCGGCGCGGTGTCGGGCCGGGTGCGCGGCCGGGCCCGGGTGATCGCCGGCATCGGCACCTATGACACGGCCGCCAGCGTGCGCCGGGCCCGCGCGGCCGAGGCGGCCGGAGCGCACGCGCTGCTGCTCGTCTGCCCCTACTACTCCCGGCCGACCCAGGCCGGGGTGGTGGCCCACTGCGTGGCGGTGGCCGACGCGACCGAACTGCCGGTGATGCTCTACGACGTTCCGGCGCGCACCGGCATCGCGATGTCACCGGCCACACTGATCGAACTCGCCGGGCATCCGCGGATCCGCGCCGTCAAGGACGCCAAGGGAGACCTCTTCGAAGCCATGTCGATCATGGTGGGCACGTCGCTGGCCTACTACTGCGGCATCGACGAGCTCAACCTGCCCTACCTGGCGTGTGGCGCCGCCGGCGTGCTGAGCGTCGTCGGCAACGTCGCCGCCAGTCGCAACGCGGAGCTCATCCGTGCGGTCCGCGCCGGCGACCTCGACTCGGCGCGGGCGATCCAGCACACGCTGCTCCCGTTGGTCGACATCATCATGCGGACCTCTCCGGGTGCCGTGATGGCCAAGGCGGCGCTGGCTCAGTTGGGGATCATTCCGGACGCGACGGTGCGGCTGCCGTTGCTCGAGGCCACCTCCGTGGACCTCGCGCGGCTGGACGAGGTGCTGGCCGTGCCTGCCTGA
- a CDS encoding ATP-binding cassette domain-containing protein translates to MNSAAIEVSGLAKKFGDKVVLDGIDFDVPAGSVFSLLGPNGAGKTTTVNILTTLMNADAGTVRVAGHDIAAETKAVRAAIGVTGQFAAVDELLTGRENLQLMADLKRLGSGEAKRVVSGLLERFDLVESAGKQASTYSGGMRRKLDLAMTLVGNPSIIFLDEPTTGLDPRSRRTMWTIVRELVADGVTIFLTTQYLDEADQLADRVAVLHQGRLVASGTPDDLKRQVPGSHVRLRFADVAALDEAARVLTDAQRDDDGLALRVPSDGGTKSLRALLDRLDEHSVSAEEFSVHMPDLDDVFLALTGSNTTEVDAK, encoded by the coding sequence ATGAACAGTGCAGCGATTGAGGTTTCCGGGTTAGCGAAGAAGTTCGGGGACAAGGTCGTACTCGATGGGATCGACTTCGATGTTCCCGCGGGTTCGGTGTTTTCCCTGCTGGGTCCGAACGGGGCCGGCAAGACGACGACAGTCAACATCCTGACCACTCTGATGAACGCCGATGCCGGCACGGTACGCGTCGCCGGGCACGACATCGCCGCTGAGACCAAGGCGGTGCGGGCCGCGATCGGCGTCACGGGCCAGTTCGCGGCGGTTGACGAGCTGTTGACCGGGCGCGAGAACCTCCAGTTGATGGCCGACCTGAAGCGGCTGGGTTCGGGTGAGGCCAAGCGGGTCGTGTCCGGGTTGCTGGAGCGGTTCGACCTGGTGGAGTCGGCGGGCAAGCAGGCGTCGACCTACTCGGGTGGCATGCGCCGCAAGCTGGATCTGGCCATGACGCTGGTCGGCAACCCGTCGATCATCTTCCTGGACGAGCCGACGACGGGTCTTGACCCGCGCAGCCGGCGGACAATGTGGACGATCGTGCGGGAGCTCGTGGCCGACGGGGTCACGATCTTCCTGACCACGCAGTATCTGGACGAGGCCGACCAGCTCGCCGACCGGGTCGCGGTCCTGCACCAGGGCCGGCTGGTGGCGTCCGGCACTCCGGATGACCTGAAGCGGCAGGTGCCGGGTTCACACGTCCGGCTGCGGTTCGCTGATGTCGCCGCGCTCGACGAGGCGGCGCGGGTGCTGACCGACGCCCAGCGCGACGACGACGGGCTGGCGCTGCGGGTGCCTAGCGACGGCGGCACCAAGTCGCTGCGGGCGCTGCTCGACCGGCTCGACGAGCACTCGGTGAGTGCCGAGGAGTTCTCCGTACACATGCCCGATCTCGATGACGTTTTCCTTGCCCTGACCGGCAGCAACACCACGGAGGTGGACGCGAAATGA
- a CDS encoding ABC transporter permease, with the protein MSTQPHAIVMLRRNFKHIARNPTSVFNAVLMPIVIMLMFVYMFGKAFAVGVDYIDYATPGLMLLAVCYGLGSTATAVNSDMTKGIINRFKAMDVSRGAVLTGHVVATVLTNLVAIAALTGVAFALGFSPAASALDWLGVVGVVVLLGSAAGWFTVALGLFAKSPETAGLAAVPLVMLPFFSSAIVPADKMGPGLREFAEYQPFTPIIETLRGLLAGTPSGHDAMIAVAWCIAIAVVGYVWASSTFKKRA; encoded by the coding sequence ATGAGCACCCAGCCGCACGCGATCGTCATGCTTCGCCGCAACTTCAAGCACATCGCCCGGAACCCGACCTCGGTGTTCAACGCGGTCCTCATGCCGATCGTGATCATGCTGATGTTCGTCTACATGTTCGGCAAAGCGTTCGCGGTCGGTGTCGACTACATCGACTACGCCACACCGGGTCTGATGTTGCTGGCCGTCTGCTACGGGCTGGGGTCGACGGCGACCGCGGTCAACTCCGACATGACCAAGGGCATCATCAACCGCTTCAAGGCGATGGACGTCTCCCGCGGCGCGGTGCTGACCGGCCACGTCGTGGCCACCGTGCTGACCAACCTGGTTGCGATCGCGGCCCTGACCGGGGTCGCTTTCGCTCTCGGCTTCAGCCCGGCGGCGAGTGCGCTCGACTGGCTGGGCGTGGTCGGTGTGGTGGTCCTGCTGGGGTCGGCGGCCGGGTGGTTCACCGTTGCCCTGGGCCTGTTCGCGAAGTCGCCGGAGACGGCGGGCCTGGCCGCGGTGCCGCTGGTGATGCTGCCGTTCTTCAGCAGCGCGATCGTGCCCGCCGACAAGATGGGGCCGGGGCTGCGGGAGTTCGCGGAATACCAGCCCTTCACCCCGATCATCGAGACCCTCCGGGGGCTGCTGGCCGGCACGCCGTCGGGCCACGACGCGATGATCGCGGTCGCCTGGTGCATCGCCATCGCGGTCGTCGGCTACGTGTGGGCTAGTTCCACCTTCAAGAAGCGCGCCTGA
- a CDS encoding HupE/UreJ family protein, which yields MALRTSRSVVIAIVAALFVVLSAGPALAHGFSSVVFVDISSGDDGHVQTKLGLEYDLFVVSTADYEDNDPLFRAGTTAFDNGDSVAQVAALNTYAGSVITYVTKRFSVTSNGKACVPTKVGDFTMDVQEGVPYTDLLLDWACPGRADAHEVRSTLFPDAEGYVKGTKTIVTYDLDGHSGSAALDANQPSFSTGQSTQERFWEFFRLGAEHLLTGIDHILFLLALIAGSRRLREIVLAATSFTLAHSVTFILAALGLVDVPARVVEPVIALSIAAVAGWYLWRIWRRGSHATDLESTGDGHFNLDRAGWTRLGVVFCFGLVHGLGFAGALGIDEAFSWTLLWSLLVFNVGIEVVQLTIIAVVFPLLILLRHRVPKVGLWTTGAISAGVSVMGLIWFVQRAFGL from the coding sequence TTGGCACTGCGTACCAGCCGTTCTGTTGTCATCGCGATCGTCGCGGCGCTGTTTGTCGTGCTGAGCGCCGGGCCGGCGCTCGCACACGGCTTCTCGTCGGTCGTTTTCGTCGATATCAGCTCTGGTGACGACGGTCACGTGCAGACGAAACTGGGGCTCGAATACGACCTATTTGTGGTTTCCACCGCCGATTACGAGGACAACGATCCCCTTTTCCGGGCCGGGACGACCGCATTCGACAACGGTGACAGCGTGGCGCAGGTGGCGGCACTCAACACCTATGCGGGTTCGGTGATCACCTACGTCACCAAGCGCTTCTCGGTCACCTCGAACGGTAAAGCCTGCGTGCCGACAAAAGTGGGCGACTTCACAATGGACGTCCAGGAGGGCGTGCCCTACACCGATCTGCTGCTCGACTGGGCCTGCCCCGGCCGAGCCGACGCGCACGAGGTGCGCAGCACCCTCTTCCCCGATGCCGAGGGCTACGTCAAAGGCACCAAGACCATCGTCACGTACGACCTGGACGGCCACTCCGGCAGCGCCGCGCTCGACGCCAACCAACCGTCGTTCTCGACCGGGCAGTCGACGCAGGAGCGGTTCTGGGAGTTCTTCCGCCTGGGCGCCGAGCACCTGCTCACCGGCATCGACCACATCCTGTTCCTGCTGGCGCTCATCGCGGGATCGCGGCGCCTGCGGGAGATCGTGCTCGCGGCGACCAGTTTCACCCTGGCCCACTCGGTGACGTTCATCCTCGCCGCGCTCGGTCTGGTCGACGTGCCGGCCCGGGTCGTGGAACCGGTCATCGCGCTGTCGATCGCCGCTGTCGCGGGCTGGTATCTCTGGCGGATCTGGCGGCGCGGCAGCCACGCCACCGACCTCGAGTCGACCGGCGACGGCCATTTCAACCTGGACCGTGCGGGTTGGACCCGCCTCGGGGTGGTTTTCTGCTTCGGCCTCGTGCATGGTCTCGGCTTCGCCGGCGCACTAGGGATCGACGAAGCCTTTTCGTGGACGCTGCTGTGGTCGCTGCTGGTGTTCAACGTCGGCATCGAGGTCGTACAACTGACGATTATCGCTGTTGTCTTTCCGCTCCTGATCCTGCTGCGCCACCGGGTGCCCAAGGTTGGTCTCTGGACGACCGGCGCGATTTCCGCGGGCGTATCCGTTATGGGACTGATCTGGTTCGTGCAAAGGGCTTTCGGGCTGTGA
- a CDS encoding purple acid phosphatase family protein has translation MATGAIAAALGLAVAIGGLTTAASAADPTTITSVILGVGANESQRIVTWYSSADTAQEIQVAPTAELVNNEFPANAATFDAIGAANIATSGGFNRHATISSLQEHTAYSYRVGAEGSWSPTYSFKTQDFEGDYDFLFYGDPQIGSSGNVAKDQAGWQDTLDVSLAANPNAELLVSGGDQVETANTEAQWNAFLAPDKLRQYPWAATIGNHDVGGKAYEQHLFTPNTDRSGPLYANGNPASNTSGGDYWYIYKDVLFIDLNSNSYTSASGGGGDEAHIGYVTNVINQHAADAKWTVLVYHHSIYSPADHAQDGDNKVRRVDFPTAFSKLGVDLVLQGHDHSYSRSYVIKNGEKANPAEQPGAADVVAGPGGVLYVTGNSSSGSKYYDITDPKTNEPSSGAGNGPDPLNPDSYWYNSVQNQEHVRSYVKVQVRSDKLVVENLRSGTCAAPNAAVELGNVDWCNNTTADQPVGSVVDKVTVHPYNGDGQAIQVNVPNAAPGEFGWTIDGYNGLVDLGTAVDHDGDYFGATGQINPIVVSDNRRSLAPWSISASVGDFRDADKTFSGAYLGWTPQVLEAGAGAQASGAVPSAYDDHGQGLSVSRGLGWASQGHEKGTAKLGAGLDLKIPGSVDKGGYRATLTITALSS, from the coding sequence ATGGCCACTGGGGCCATCGCGGCAGCCCTGGGCCTGGCCGTTGCCATCGGTGGTCTCACGACCGCCGCCAGCGCGGCCGATCCCACCACCATCACCAGCGTCATCCTCGGTGTTGGTGCCAACGAGTCGCAGCGCATCGTCACGTGGTATTCCTCCGCTGACACCGCGCAGGAGATCCAGGTGGCCCCGACGGCCGAGCTCGTCAACAACGAGTTCCCGGCCAACGCGGCCACCTTCGACGCGATCGGCGCGGCGAACATCGCGACCAGCGGTGGCTTCAACCGCCACGCGACGATCTCCAGCCTTCAGGAGCACACGGCGTACTCCTACCGGGTCGGCGCCGAAGGAAGCTGGTCACCGACCTACTCCTTCAAGACGCAGGACTTCGAGGGCGACTACGACTTCCTGTTCTACGGCGACCCGCAGATCGGTTCGTCGGGCAACGTGGCGAAGGACCAGGCCGGCTGGCAGGACACGCTCGACGTCTCGCTGGCCGCCAACCCCAACGCCGAACTGCTCGTCTCGGGTGGTGACCAGGTCGAGACCGCGAACACCGAAGCACAGTGGAACGCGTTCCTGGCCCCCGACAAGCTCCGCCAGTACCCGTGGGCCGCGACCATCGGTAACCACGACGTCGGCGGCAAGGCCTACGAGCAGCACCTCTTCACCCCCAACACCGACCGCTCGGGCCCGTTGTACGCCAACGGCAACCCGGCTTCGAACACGTCGGGTGGTGACTACTGGTACATCTACAAGGATGTGCTGTTCATCGACCTGAACAGCAACAGCTACACCTCCGCCTCGGGTGGCGGCGGCGACGAGGCGCACATCGGCTACGTCACCAACGTCATCAACCAGCACGCCGCGGACGCGAAGTGGACGGTGCTGGTTTACCACCACTCGATCTACTCGCCCGCGGACCACGCGCAGGACGGCGACAACAAGGTGCGCCGGGTCGACTTCCCGACCGCCTTCTCCAAGCTGGGTGTCGACCTCGTCCTCCAGGGTCACGACCACAGCTACTCGCGTAGCTACGTGATCAAGAACGGCGAGAAGGCCAACCCGGCCGAGCAGCCCGGTGCGGCCGACGTTGTCGCCGGTCCGGGTGGAGTGCTCTACGTGACGGGCAACTCGTCCTCGGGCTCGAAGTACTACGACATCACCGACCCGAAGACGAACGAGCCGTCGAGCGGCGCCGGCAACGGTCCGGACCCGCTCAACCCGGACAGCTACTGGTACAACTCGGTTCAGAACCAGGAGCACGTCCGGTCCTACGTGAAGGTCCAGGTCCGCAGCGACAAGCTGGTGGTCGAAAACCTTCGCAGCGGCACGTGCGCGGCGCCGAACGCGGCGGTCGAGCTCGGCAACGTCGACTGGTGCAACAACACCACGGCCGACCAGCCGGTCGGCTCGGTCGTCGACAAGGTCACCGTGCACCCCTACAACGGTGACGGGCAGGCCATCCAGGTCAACGTGCCCAACGCCGCTCCGGGTGAGTTCGGCTGGACGATCGACGGCTACAACGGTCTCGTCGACCTCGGCACCGCCGTTGACCACGACGGTGACTACTTCGGTGCGACCGGCCAGATCAACCCGATCGTCGTGTCGGACAACCGTCGCTCGCTCGCCCCGTGGTCGATCTCGGCCAGCGTCGGCGACTTCCGCGACGCCGACAAGACCTTCTCGGGCGCTTACCTCGGCTGGACGCCGCAGGTGCTCGAGGCGGGTGCCGGCGCGCAGGCCAGCGGCGCCGTGCCGTCGGCCTACGACGACCACGGCCAGGGCCTGTCGGTCTCCCGTGGCCTCGGTTGGGCTTCGCAGGGCCACGAAAAGGGCACCGCGAAGCTGGGCGCCGGCCTGGATCTGAAGATCCCGGGCAGCGTCGACAAGGGCGGCTACCGCGCCACCCTGACGATCACCGCACTCAGCAGCTGA
- a CDS encoding WxL protein peptidoglycan domain-containing protein, whose product MRRIMTLFFVAALTILGASGPALADDGDVAWTVRTASNSYGADRSSFSYAVNPGGQVKDAMVVANRGKAPLNLAVYAADGFTTDTGQVDLLVKDKKSVGVGVFLHADRDKFSIKPGETVTIPFTMAVPSNATPGDYVGGIVTSLTQAEGAESINVERRLGIMVKLRVSGQLNPALAIEDFHVDYAGTVNPFAKGDATVSYSIHNTGNTILSASQAVSVSGPFGWLRTAAGKVAAPPQLFPGESWKVSVPVSGVAPALRVGATVSLSPLLTDPSGSTSALDPVEATAHGAAVPWTLLVLVVVLIALVVGAVYFTRHNRAKRKIREDARVQEAIDQALRDQKAKTA is encoded by the coding sequence ATGCGCCGGATCATGACCCTGTTCTTCGTCGCCGCACTGACCATTCTGGGTGCGAGCGGCCCCGCGCTGGCCGATGACGGCGACGTCGCCTGGACGGTCCGGACGGCTTCGAACAGCTACGGCGCCGACCGGTCCAGCTTCAGCTACGCCGTGAACCCCGGCGGCCAGGTCAAGGACGCCATGGTCGTGGCCAACCGGGGCAAGGCACCCCTCAACCTGGCGGTGTACGCCGCGGACGGCTTCACGACCGACACCGGCCAGGTCGACCTGCTGGTCAAGGACAAGAAGTCGGTGGGCGTCGGGGTCTTCCTGCACGCCGACCGCGACAAGTTCTCCATCAAGCCGGGCGAGACGGTCACGATCCCGTTCACGATGGCGGTCCCGTCCAACGCGACGCCCGGCGATTATGTCGGCGGCATCGTCACGTCACTGACCCAGGCCGAAGGCGCGGAAAGCATCAACGTCGAACGGCGCCTGGGCATCATGGTCAAGCTGCGGGTCAGCGGTCAGCTCAACCCCGCGCTCGCGATCGAAGACTTCCACGTCGACTACGCCGGCACGGTCAACCCGTTCGCCAAGGGCGACGCGACCGTCTCCTACTCGATCCACAACACCGGCAACACGATCCTGTCGGCCTCGCAGGCCGTGTCCGTCTCTGGCCCGTTCGGCTGGCTGCGGACGGCGGCGGGCAAGGTCGCGGCGCCGCCGCAGCTTTTCCCGGGTGAGAGCTGGAAGGTGTCGGTGCCCGTTTCCGGCGTGGCGCCCGCTCTTCGCGTGGGCGCGACCGTGTCGCTCTCGCCGTTGCTCACCGACCCGTCGGGGTCGACCAGCGCGCTGGATCCGGTCGAGGCCACGGCGCACGGGGCAGCCGTACCGTGGACGCTGCTGGTGTTGGTGGTCGTTCTGATCGCTCTTGTCGTCGGAGCGGTCTACTTCACGCGCCACAACCGCGCGAAGCGCAAGATCCGCGAGGACGCCCGCGTGCAGGAGGCCATCGACCAGGCGCTGCGCGACCAGAAGGCCAAGACCGCCTGA
- a CDS encoding DUF808 domain-containing protein — MSGGLAALLDDVAVLARTAAASIDDVGLAAAKAGSKAAGVVIDDAAVTPQYVRGLAAERELPIVKRIALGSLRNKFLIILPVILVLSEFLPWLLTPLLMLGGAYLCYEGAEKVWAKIAHHDAHGAGEERQPDEKTLVSGAIRTDLILSAEIMVISLNEVADEGFVSRLAILVIVALAMTVLVYGAVGLIVKMDDAGLRLAELPRQRVAGFGRGLVRAMPRVLAVLTVVGTAAMLWVGGHILLVGADELGLHHPYEVVHHLEEAAHDATGALGGLAGWLVNTAASAVVGLILGALIVAVMSVTFHRGKSHDEAEKAHEPVQ, encoded by the coding sequence GTGAGCGGTGGTCTCGCGGCACTGTTGGATGATGTGGCGGTCCTGGCGCGCACCGCCGCCGCGTCCATCGATGACGTCGGCCTGGCCGCAGCCAAGGCCGGTTCGAAGGCTGCCGGGGTGGTCATCGACGACGCGGCCGTCACACCGCAATACGTGCGTGGCCTCGCGGCCGAACGCGAGTTGCCGATCGTCAAGCGGATCGCGCTGGGCTCGCTGCGCAACAAGTTCCTGATCATCCTGCCGGTGATCCTCGTGCTCAGCGAGTTCCTGCCCTGGTTGCTGACTCCACTGCTGATGCTCGGCGGTGCCTATCTCTGTTACGAGGGCGCCGAGAAGGTCTGGGCCAAGATTGCCCACCATGATGCCCACGGCGCGGGCGAGGAACGGCAGCCCGACGAGAAGACGTTGGTGTCGGGCGCGATCCGGACCGACCTCATCCTGTCGGCGGAGATCATGGTGATCTCGCTCAACGAGGTCGCCGACGAGGGATTCGTGTCCCGGCTGGCGATTCTCGTGATCGTCGCCTTGGCCATGACCGTGCTGGTGTACGGCGCGGTCGGCCTGATCGTGAAGATGGACGACGCCGGCCTGCGCCTGGCTGAGCTTCCCCGGCAGCGGGTCGCCGGCTTCGGCCGCGGCCTGGTGAGGGCGATGCCCCGGGTGCTGGCCGTGCTTACCGTCGTGGGCACCGCCGCGATGCTCTGGGTCGGCGGGCACATCCTGCTGGTCGGTGCGGATGAGCTGGGCCTGCACCACCCCTACGAGGTCGTGCACCACCTCGAGGAGGCGGCCCACGACGCCACCGGCGCGCTCGGTGGCCTGGCGGGCTGGCTGGTCAACACCGCGGCCAGCGCCGTCGTTGGCCTGATCCTCGGTGCGTTGATCGTGGCCGTCATGAGCGTCACCTTTCACCGTGGCAAGTCGCACGACGAAGCCGAAAAGGCGCACGAGCCAGTGCAGTAG
- a CDS encoding ABC transporter permease, whose protein sequence is MTASRFHHLLAAEWIKLRSLRSTPWALLVSALTIVGLNVSAAVADYTRFPSYPASVRADFLSSALFDAFTDVASQVVMLAAGSIGAIMIVSEFSTGLIRTTFTAVPHRRAVLAAKVVVLSAVMTGYGLIVSSSSFGAVQIILAGRGADVPISNPHAMRVIAASTLFTPVCALVGLAIGSVIRHSASSIVGTVVVLMLLPVLFTSRDPVFAAIERALPHSAWYHLSAEQLAGPWTARSRQPISALGRCTPPGPSWPRHSRSSPPTAATCDGYCTGSCAFSASSCDLPR, encoded by the coding sequence ATGACGGCTTCGAGGTTCCACCACCTGCTCGCCGCCGAGTGGATCAAGTTGCGCTCGCTGCGCTCGACGCCGTGGGCGTTGCTGGTCAGCGCGCTGACGATTGTCGGCCTCAACGTCAGCGCCGCCGTCGCCGACTACACGAGATTCCCCAGCTATCCGGCGTCGGTGCGGGCCGACTTCCTCAGCTCCGCCCTCTTCGACGCGTTCACCGACGTCGCCAGCCAGGTCGTGATGCTCGCGGCCGGCAGCATCGGCGCGATCATGATCGTCAGCGAGTTTTCCACCGGCCTGATCCGCACGACGTTCACCGCCGTCCCGCACCGGCGCGCCGTGCTGGCGGCCAAAGTCGTCGTGCTCAGCGCGGTCATGACCGGCTATGGCCTCATCGTGTCATCGAGCTCGTTCGGCGCGGTCCAGATCATCCTCGCCGGTCGGGGCGCCGACGTGCCGATCAGCAACCCACACGCCATGCGGGTGATCGCGGCCTCCACGCTCTTCACCCCGGTCTGCGCGCTGGTCGGCCTCGCGATCGGCAGCGTCATCAGGCACAGCGCGAGCAGCATCGTGGGTACGGTCGTCGTCCTCATGCTCCTGCCGGTCCTGTTCACCAGCCGGGACCCCGTTTTCGCGGCGATCGAGCGGGCACTGCCGCACAGTGCGTGGTATCACCTGTCGGCTGAGCAACTCGCCGGCCCCTGGACGGCCAGGTCCCGGCAACCGATCTCGGCGCTTGGACGGTGTACGCCGCCTGGGCCGTCGTGGCCGCGGCACTCGCGATCCTCGCCACCAACCGCCGCGACGTGTGACGGCTACTGCACTGGCTCGTGCGCCTTTTCGGCTTCGTCGTGCGACTTGCCACGGTGA
- a CDS encoding ATP-binding cassette domain-containing protein, giving the protein MIELRELTKRYGRTTAVDSLTCTVRPGQVTGFLGPNGSGKSTTLRMILGLVEPTRGSATVDGRRFRDHHRGLRHVGALLDGGDVHGGRSARSHLAALAASNGIPRARVDHVLDEVGLAAVAHRRIGGFSLGMRQRLGIAGALLGDPPVLLFDEPINGLDPEGVHWVRGLFRGLAAQGRTVLVSSHLMTEMANTADQLVVLGKGRLLAAESVTDFAGRGARPTVVVRSADGARLAEALTSAGGSVGIEADGALAVTGLTVTRVSELAMDRRITLSELTTRTPSLEEAFMNLTTDSVEFLAGEPQ; this is encoded by the coding sequence GTGATCGAACTGCGCGAACTGACCAAACGCTACGGCCGCACCACCGCGGTGGACAGTCTGACCTGCACGGTGCGGCCGGGCCAGGTCACCGGCTTCCTCGGGCCGAACGGCTCCGGCAAGTCGACCACGTTGCGGATGATCCTCGGCCTCGTCGAGCCGACCCGCGGCAGCGCCACTGTCGACGGACGCCGGTTCCGTGACCACCACCGCGGACTGCGGCACGTCGGCGCGTTGCTGGACGGGGGCGACGTCCACGGCGGCCGCAGCGCCCGCAGCCACCTGGCGGCGCTCGCCGCCAGCAACGGGATACCGCGGGCCCGGGTCGACCACGTCCTCGACGAGGTCGGTCTGGCCGCCGTGGCCCACCGCCGCATCGGCGGCTTCTCGCTCGGGATGCGCCAACGCCTCGGCATCGCCGGCGCGCTGCTCGGTGATCCACCGGTGCTGCTCTTCGACGAGCCGATCAACGGCCTGGACCCCGAGGGCGTGCATTGGGTACGCGGGCTGTTCCGCGGCCTGGCCGCCCAGGGCCGGACCGTCCTGGTGTCCAGCCACCTGATGACCGAGATGGCGAACACCGCCGACCAACTCGTCGTTCTCGGCAAAGGGCGGCTCCTGGCCGCCGAGAGCGTCACCGACTTCGCCGGCCGCGGCGCCCGACCGACTGTCGTCGTGCGCTCCGCCGACGGCGCCAGGCTCGCCGAGGCGCTGACGTCGGCCGGCGGGTCGGTCGGGATCGAGGCGGACGGCGCTCTCGCCGTCACCGGGCTGACCGTGACGCGCGTCAGCGAGCTGGCGATGGATCGCCGCATCACGCTCAGCGAGCTGACCACCCGTACCCCATCGCTGGAGGAAGCGTTCATGAACCTGACTACCGACAGCGTCGAGTTTCTCGCCGGAGAGCCCCAATGA